The DNA window gaatttttttaataaaataaaaggaacCAAGCTAGAAAagaatgaagaaaacagagctaGAAAAAGCTGATATTAAAGGTAGCATAATATAAGAAAAGGatgttaaaaaaatgataaaccgtAGGAGAAATAACGAAATCATGAGGTGTAAAACTGGCGGAAAGGAAAAAACAgtgaaaataacaaaaatatgactgattcaaattttatttccaacatTTAACGATTTCTAAGAAATACACCCTTTCATAAACCTAGATTGCAAAATTTCATACAATATGACACTATACAGAAAAAAGATCATTAAAAAAAGCTGTATCAAAACATAGCAAAAAGGCAAATATGAGACTCAAGAATGCAAAGTCCATTCCTACCTTATATTGCTCTGGTGTAGTATATATTTGGCACCCCACCCTTGCTCTCTCCCGCTTTCGATCATACCTCGTAGCATTCGCAAGAAATCGTCTGCTTCTTCCTCCGATCCCAATTCCAAATTGGTTTGCAGAAAAGGGAGCGGCGTGTGAGAGCTGCTCCAGAGCTTCCCTTTTGCATCGTCACTCCCTCTTTTCGGATGCTGAAGGTTCTGTCTAAACGACGTGGTATCTGAACCGCTTCCAACTATGTGCACCACCTCACCATCATTGTCAGCAAGAATCACACTGTCTAAACCTATTTCTGAGAGTATTTCCCACTTTGGATCCGCAGGAACTCCTTCCGACTCTATCAAACTGGGACAGCTAACAACTAAGATGAGTCTCCCGGTGATCAACACGTACTGACCAGACTGCTTAAGCGCTTTGCAGATGACTAGTGTCTCATCCCGCAGATTCACATCGGTTTCAGTGAGAATGTACGTCCCAACTGCTTCATCCCATGAGTAAGGCTTCAGCGGGGATTCTGAGCTTAAAGGCCGGGGTAAGCGGACCCTAAAACACCGGTAACCCATCTGGTGAATCCTACTGCGGTTTCTGATGCTTTGCGCGGTTTTTCCAGTCACCTCGAGTATACTGGCTGCTGGTCTCGCCACGAGCCCAGTAACACCCACAGCAATACCTGTAGAAAAAACAATGCAACACGTCACTATTAAGCCAATAGTCGAATATAAGGTGAAAATATCTCTTGCTAGCAGACAGCAGTACCTGAAAGTACTCCAGGCAGGCCATGTTTTTCAGCCCCTTTGATTGGTGATTGAAGCACACCAGTTAGCCCCTAAGGAAAAAAATAAGTTTCACTAAATTTTCGTAATAATGAAGATATTGGGTTTACCCCGCAAGAAAATGATACTAGCCTAATCCGGCTGAAAAAAATCTTCATTCTGTTTCTCAATATATCACAATCCAGAAAAGTGAATGTAAGTGCGTttcaaaatatgaaagagtGAGAAGACTATGTAATTATTTCAACGGGGATGTAAATTCAATGTTTATTAGATACACACAGCAATCAAAACTAAATATAAGCACCTCGAGGAATTCATTTATAACTCCTTTACTGTGTGAAGACATCCCTTTGTGTTGTCTTTCTATCATTGTTGCAGTTTGGTCATCAAATGTAAATGCTACAATCCCCTGCAAGTTGAGACTGTGTTAAAATACAGCTAAGAGATAGATGTATGTGCGTTCATGTCTATTCTAGAAAACCAACCTTATGTGCAGCTTTGCTGAATTGACTAGTAGCATCACTTATTGCATAGACTGTACTGCTGAGGAGGCTCGTTGTACCTTGGGCCATACCGGTTATAAGACCAGTCGGGTTCTGCAAAAGAGATTTCAACTCGAACACTGTTCTCTTTATAGGGGGGTGGGACAGGAAATTTAGGGAAGTTTACCTGAATTACACTCCACATTGGAAGGGAGAAGAAGTCTTTGATGCCGAGACCTAAGCTTCTAGCAAATCCCACAGGATTTCCAATAACCCCAGCAGAACCGAAAACCTGCATTGTCACGTTACTAATGAAACTTGATTGTCATGGACTATTCGGGAACAACTACATCAGAATATAAGTTCACCAAGGCTCTCATAATTTCAATGACGGGAGTTGACTGTTAAGAATTTCCAACCCAATAACATGAAAACTGCAGCACAGTCCTAAATTTGAATTCAAGAAAGCCAAAAGATCTCTATGATCAGTTAAACTACTAGAGAAAGAAACCCTTTTTCAGTAGTCATTCTGGAATGCAATTAAAACTAAAAGAGAAGTAAAAAAAGGTAAGAATCCCTCCTCCGCATTCAGCTGTCAATTAAGTGACACATTTGACTAGAAGCAATTCTGTGGTTTCAAAACTTCAATCTGGAGGGTCAATTTAAGGAGAATATTAGAAAACCACCTATAATCTACAAGTATCATACTATCATATTGCAGAAAGATCCATTTTTGCTTAGAGTGCTTCAGTAGAGTTAAATTGAGGTGTAAAGTGTTTCCATTAAGTAGTTATTGCTCATAACTACTATGGCTTCAGTCGGAGTTGCATTTTATAGTGAtaccaaaatcaaacaaatGAACAGAAGAGAAAAGTAGGCCGAAGTAAAGAGGTTAGTTCTAAAGTATGGGAAAGTAGAATGCAAAGTCACATGCAAACAGAAAAAGATCTTGTAGGAAATTACCTTGTACATCTCATGCAGAAATTGCCGCGTGTAATGACTTACGAGGATCTCTTGAATGGTTTCCCAGCTAGCTATCTGGTGCGAAAGAACTAACTCTTTGAAATGAATTTTTGCACCCTCAACATCAGCAAGAGCCATGAGACCTCTCTATGGAAACAATACTATAAGTATAGAAAATGGAGAAGTGCCAAAGAAAATCGCTATTAATTAATGTCATGTAAGTGggcaaatattaatattataatgcCATGCCATTTAGGAACTGGCTAAAAAGGTCGGATAACAAGGagaaattaaatactccatattcgaTGTTTTTCACTTACATGAATAAGAGATTCTCCAGATGTTAGGACACAATCCCTGAGGATCCATGGGCTGCTAGAAAAGCTGAAAGAAGAAAAGTATGAGATCCACAGCATATGTGGTTTGGAACTAGGTTTAAGCTAACCTCAATGTAAGTTTAATTGGCCCCATATCAAATAGCTCAACATATACTTTCTTCTGGTTCCGTGCAGAAAGGTGAATTTGTTGCCACGGAGCTCCAATAGGAACGATGTTGGGCAGCAAAAACTTTGTTTTCTGATCTTCAACAAGGATAGCAGAATATGGAGCATTTCTAGAGGTTTCTCCAGTGATCTCCAATTCCGGGAACAACAAATTCTGGGTTGAGCCTGTATGTTGATAAACTCTACTCTGCAACCTAGATGATACTGTTTTGCAGAATTCAAACAATCTCAGTACGATTTCTTGCTCAATCTCAAGATACAGATCTGCCATTCTGCAAAGGAAGGGAACACGGTACTGAGAGATATGGCCTTGTAAAGTCTAGAAGTAATCTTTAGAAATACGACAAACCTGAGGGTAATAGATTCAAATGAAACCAGTGATGTTTCGGCGTTTCTCCACTTGGCAGCACCTAAGAACAATACTGGCTCATACAAGCTCGAAGTGGTAGTTTGATTTGTACTTCCACTGATATCTTTAAGCTTCATCCCATTTACCATATTTCCCTTGCTTCCAGAGTTGAACGAGAGGATTACAGGATATGGACTTGTACGTAATTGGTTATCAATTTGTAATGATGCAATTTGCAGGGAAAACTGTTGTTGGTCTAAGCTCTGTGCGAAGGTAAGCTTTGTGTTCTTAGCAGATGCAAAGAGTATCtcctacaaaataaaaaaaggtaatCCCGATTTAATATGGTTATTGGGATGTAAGTAAGACTGAAAATACAGACACATATGCTTTCCAAGATATGATACCTCAGGGTGAGAGTTCATTAAAGAGACTCCAAGAAAAGGAATGTCAACTGAAACTTTTTCTTTGTAATTAACAAATGACGCATACTCTTTAGCTTGCTTTCCATTATCTTTCAACTGAGGAACGTGAAGTCTCTTCAAATCATTCAAAACATGGTAACTTGAATCGATGATACTGAGGACCTGGTGAAATAAGAGAGGAAAtttgataagcatataagataggaagccctaacttaacccaaaaccatggtcaaaggtaaagggttgactccctattatatgctattccacactttcgtgtgaaaccgatgtgggatcgtatcaatcCATCCCTCTTTTAAACCGGACGTCCACGGACGGCACACGCCACGGGCCCACCATCCGCTTTACGGCCCTTTTTCCTTTCGGGCCCACGTTTTTTTCGGTGGCACCCCTTGGTCACACCTACGGGTAGCCCCTTTCCGTAGGACATCCGgatccacgttcaccgcaccaaattgataagcatataagataggaagccctaacttaacccaaaaccatggtcaaaggtaaagggttgactccctattatatgctattccacactttcgtgtgaaaccgatgtgggatcgtatcaaaATTATATCCTGAAGCAAAAATGCTATTCTATTAGCAGAATTCGGCATACAAACCTTTATTGCTCCTTCTGAATGGACAGATATCAACAATTTTCTATCAGGCTTCTGCAAATGTTTAAAAGGACTAGACATGAGAATAGCAAATCAAATTTCCTAGACAGACACATGGAAAGTATGAAGAAATTGGAGGTGGTGAGCCATTTAGCAAGGGCTTTGGGTTTCTTTTTGCTTGTTGCGCTCGGAAATTCATGATTATCTATAAGCCAGCCTTTCGTTTTGTTGGTTCATCTAGAAGCCAACTTCAAAATTTCTGCCACTTGACATGACACATTGAAGGACCCATTTATAATATCATGAGATAAAAAGGTGTATAAAGAACAATATGGAAGTTGAAATCTCCGAGAGGGAGTGCCATGTTTAtaggaatattattatcagaGCATGTAAAATTGTACCTCCGATGTAGCTGAAAGGTACACAAGTGAATGGGCTGACACATCATCAATAGCATATGATCCTAAAATGCGTTCACCCGGGACCTGGCGCAGTTATAAGTCTGAGATTATCCACTAAAGCAGCCACTTGATCCAGTCAAAGACTCAAATTACCATACATACCTCAACAACAAGACGGTGGGGATAGCAGGGTTCATCCCAAGCATAAGGAGTAGATGTGTAGGAGTGAATAACTGTTTCAAATGATTCACATTTAGGCTGGTAAATCCGCAACCTCTACAGAATGTCAAAGGATGGTGTTATGTAGTTGCAATAGCAGAGAAAAACAGACAACAATCCATAAAACTATCACGACCCCGGATTTTGATAGTTTCCAAAAAAGGGTTTCGACTGTCGAGCTTTTCATTGCAGGAAAACCAGTAATGAACAAATTACAACACCCTAAATGTTATCAACAGCATCATGTGTaaaattttcttattattttagAAACAAAACACGTGACCTTGTACATATTATCATTCTTCTCTTTGGTTTTCCCAAAGTAATATCACTAACAAAGCATAAGTGAAGTATAATCTAACCTCCCTTGAATGGTTGTCAATCCTATATGGCATAAAGCCAGTATCATCGTCTGACAGAAGAATTAAGTTTGTCCCGGAGTTTCCAGTTGTGCTCCCAACAATCTTTTCTTCTCCAACAGAAACATCAGCATTGCGCACTTCTACTCGCAGCATGTACACAGCAGCAGTCATGTAGTTGCGCATTTTAAGCTGAGTGTCACCTAACTGCTTGGGTAAGAAGCACCCAGACCACTCCCATCCAGGTTCATCAAAGCGAACAGAAAGCAATAACTCCCTGAATATAAGAGAccatataaaatttaaaacaaaagtaatgGTGCACACCATGGATCAGCCTCCCCAATACTATACATATTATAGGTTGGAACATTAGATATAAATGGAGTCGTGATAAGAACATCTAGAAAACAAATTGTCAGTAATACAAACCTTGAGCGAAATCTATTCTACATGAACTTATTTTCCTATAAGCTCAAGTTTAAGCCTCACTACAATTAGGATTGCCAAGATGAATAGGAAATGGATCATCAAACCTTTTACTATCCATCCACTGAATGTAGGCATGTTTTCCAGCTTCCAATTGAAAAGAGGAGTCCGTACCCTTTTGCTTATAACATAAAATTTTGGTGCAAGCATTGACAATCACATATCTGTTGATGAAAGGGAATCAAGTGAGTAGAGTGATAAACACACAAATCAATTGAACAAATAGTTTTGAGCAAATACCTGGGCTGAAAAGTGATAATTTTTGTCCTCCCATAAAATGGTGCAGCCACAGCAGAAACAGATAAGACATAACCGGATAACATTGAGGGTTGAGGAACAAGAACACTGGTAGAACCAGTTGGTGGAACTAGGGAAAAGGGGGCGGACCAAGAACGCTTTTGGAGATTTTCTATGACAGAAGGCACATGTCTACCGAGCTTCACCATAACCTCTCCGGAATACGAGTCAGGATCGGGAGAaaaaaggcaagctgaaaccttTTTACTACCACTTTCTACAAGATCGGATGTATACGAATTTACTTCATTAGTAGAACCTGCGGGAAAAGTAATAAACCAATTGCATAAATGACTCTGCAAGAATCAATAACATAATTTCCTGGGCAGTATGTGGAGTTTACCTGAAGCAGGTACATCCTGATcagataaaataagagaaaggcCATCTTTCTTTTTGACAGGAACATTCTTCTCATCTAGGTCATAGCATGAAGGAATGATACAGCTAAATCCTTTCATTTCGTTTCCAGAGCTTGAGAGTGCCAGAGGAAATCCAGTACAGTTAAACAACAAAAATGGAACAGATATGAATAGTTCACGAGATCCAGAGACCGCATCCATCACTTTCTCCATCGTAACGTATAATGGTCCTACATCATTTTAAGTAAGCTTCTATATTGAATCAAAAGTATTTTTTGACATGTTAGATACATGATGGAACTAGATTTCAACATACCATTAGTAAACTCAGACTCAAATTTAACTATTTCAGACACAGAGAACTTAGTTCCACTGAATCTAGCTTTTTCGCTAAATGATTCTGCACGTGGATACTTCAAAGTTGAAGGCTTGAATCCATGCATTTGAAATGTTATTGAAAAGTCATGAGAAGAATCGATATGGTAGAAAGAAGTTTCCACCTGAAATTCAGAATAACGAACATTAGATTTAAGACAGGCATCTCCCAGTATGAGGatcataaaaatcaaataaaatcatgGATAGGGGTATAAAAACGAGTACCCGCAcccaaaattttcaattttattccaCCTGAACCCAACACGCAATAGTTCACGGGTATCCCAATTTTATTCCATCCGCACCAAATTGTggcattttttttactaaattaagaaaaaaacagCAAAAATTTAAAACGATTCTGATAATTAAATGTTAACTACAATTTGTCAACATGGCATAGATATAACCTTTATGTAACTACAGGTTTCATTATGATTAGTTTATTACTGATCATTTTGATATCTAAGCATATCAGACAAGATAAAGCCGAATTTGATTTGATGTAAGAGGTGAAGGAATATTTATAATTAGCAAATGTTGGAATCAAGTTAAGTTCCAGAAGGAAAtcctattaatttataattaattgagAAGGTTAGCTAATACGGATCATTCTGTAAAGCAAAGTATTTGCAATAGCTATGGAACCATTTTACAATACATTACTAACAACACGATTTGTAGCTACAGTAAAAAATTGAAGCGAGCAAAGCAGATGGAAGAAAAGCTTCAGAAAGTACTTTGTTCTTAGCAAATTCACTGACCTCAGAAAGAAATGATGTACGCGTGACGCCAGCATCTTCTAATGTCACAGACATCAATTTCATGAGATAATTTTTCAACACCAATGGACTTGTTAACATCACTTGATATAATAATCTATTCTTTGGTGTCTCCAAGTTGTGGGAGGATTGACTGTGACTCTCTTGACACTGGTTACCGCTATCAACACCAATTACCGAATACACTCTTTTCCCACAGCCCACTGGAGAAAGACACTGACCATTCACGGAAATGCAACAGCGAAATGCCTCACTGCTAGGAAGAGAAGGATAGCAGACAAAGGAACGCAAAAAGCCTATTTTGACATCTCGAGAGATGATACTTGAGATATTATAAGCTTCACTCCATAGGTACGAGTCACCAACAGGACGCCATCTTATGCAGCCTGATTCAGCTaggtggagagggagaggaaacTCTTGACCAGGATATATTGGCCCTAAAACCTGAAACAAGAAATATTAGAAGCTTAAATTGACACATTAGGCTCTAATTCCACATATGAGAGAGTAATTGGAAACTATTGCAAAATTACCTTCGGAGATAAACCGAATGGAATATCAAATCGCACTTCAAGCACCACTGAAGTTGAGTTTAAAATTACAACCTGATAACAGCAATTAATGAGAAGACGGAAGAACCAACGAAATTTCAAAAATAGGTCACAAAGTAAACATACTGTTGAGTATAACCGCATCAACTTAGTAAACCGTTGTACAGATACATCAATCACTACAGGAATAGCGAATCCTTTATTTGCATCTGCACCACCATTTCCTTCACTCGTTCTATTTTTAATAGAATTAGCATCACTATGAAATTCAGGGACATGGCAGGACTTTGAAAACTGAACTTCAAAGTAGTTCCGACCGACCAGATCCATTGAGATGGGAGAAGAAGGTGCAGAGGTACCCTCCAGTTGGAAAGTAACATATCGATGTGCTGACTCCAGCAATTGTTTGTCGTTGAGTCTGTCAGAAGAACGAGCTGGTCTGTATCTGACAAGTAGTTCTTCAGGTGATTCATTGATATAAATAAGAGTAGAAGATCCAGGTTGCAAGACTCCTTCTGATGGGGACACGTCCAAATCATCAGCCCCAAGTTTATGTTGACACGCATATAGCAGGGGCAGAGTAGTCAAATTTTGCAGCATGTATGGAGCATATCTTCTAGTCCCTACACCTTTAGCTATCTGTAAATTTGACAAGTCTGGGCTTTCTGTCATTGCAGTAAGGCTCCATGCATCATTGACCATCTCAACTGCCCTCGAGATAACCTTTCAGCAAATTTGAAATGCATCAGTGATACATAATATAGAGGCGTATATATGAATAGGGAGTGGGTCAAATAAAAGCATCTGATTCTAAGAACTCATGCACCGTACCTATAAAGTATATGCACTGAACCTATATGTCACTGTACTAAGCTTTACACTCAGCAAATACCGCAAATTACTTTATAGGTTATGTGCATTTACTCGATACATTAAGTGCAAGAGTCCTCACAATAAGAAGTTTTTATATGAACTGCACTATATAGAAAGCGGTAAAAAGAGAAAAGATGCAGAAGGCAAAAGTTAAGTTAGTAGAAATATATTAAGATACAACGATGAGCATGACCATTTGTATGAACAACCTGTGTCATATTAAAACTTGGGGGTATCTCTTGACATGTGTAGCATTAATAAAACTTCTACTATGCAAGAAAAATGGTAAAAGGATTGTACCTCGATAATGGGTTCATTAAGATTCAGATTGAGATGTGTCTTGGATTCAAGATTGATGTCTGTCGTGATAGTGCCGCTGAAGAGAGCTCTCTCATCCTGCTTTCTACTCATGCTTAACTGGAATTTCCAAGGCTCTAGAAAAGGCTCCCACAAGACCTATAAAGAGTACAGTGACCAAAGTGCTCCAATGGATTATAAAGACGGGAAATAGTACATAAATAATCTATCCACCTTGTCAATGTTGTAGTAGTTCACTTGAAGGTCACACCCAAGAGATCCTTCAATTTCATCCTCAGTTACAGTGGACCAAAAACTTGAATTTCTCACAAGAAACTCCAGCAATGGTCCATTCGAAGTCTGCTCAAAAACccaaaaagataaataaatatataggaCGTGAAAAGCCAGCAATAGTTGTTTCCTCGAGATGGAACAACAGTTATTTCAATGCCACTAACAGATACAGTTTCTCATGTTATGTCCATTGTCGACCATTTTCTGCACCGACTTATTATTAATATAGACTCGGTACATATAGTAGTTTCTAGAAAGCTGCATACTACTATCTTCCCAATAAATCATTATTTGGAATGACACTCAAGTATTCAACTGTTTCTCGGGTGCTTCTAACTTCTACAAGATTTCAGCTAGAGTCTACATTAAAAATGCCAAAAAACAATTAGGTGGGGGTAGGGGGTAGGGGGATCCATGTCACTGTGGCAGAAAGAACATAAACACATGCTCAGAGGTACTACTCTTTCAGTGACTCTGCCTAAACATCAGCCTTGTATTATTTGGAATTGAAAATTCAGTAGAACGAAAAAAGTAGGTGAACCAACTAATAGAGTATTCAAATTTGTATATTAAGCCTGCAAACATAGTTTTTTACTCTTAAACAAAAGGGAAATAAAGGAAGGAGAAGATGGGGTTTGGAGCAAAGTGATGTATATATTCCCCTTGATCTATACATGAATATAATTTTTCCAATAAAAGAATCAAATATTGTAACTGACTAGGGATTCGTGACAGTAAATATATATACCTTCCAGTCATTTAGGTGAAGAGACAATCTCCTTAGTTGGGCGTTTATGTTCATTCTCTTGATAAAAAATTGAGGTGTATCTTCTGCTTTCTCAAACCATGTAAAGTAAAAGAGGTATAGGATGTGATTTCCGAGAGACAAATCCAGACTATCAGAACGAATGAACAAATCCATGCTCAGATTTTCAGtctgattttcaaaaatttctgcCTCAAGGTAGATTTTAGTTAACTGGAGAAGAGGCCAACTTTGTGCAATGTCTCCAGATAATAGCTTCAGCACTGCATTCGTGTAATCAGAATTGATTGCAAGTTTCACACTTTTGCCATCAGAAACAAATTCGCTGTTTTTACTTTGCAGGCTAATGGATATAAAGCAGTTATGATTGCCACAGGCATCACCAGATGGCAACTCATGAACATGGGGCCTTCCAAATGTGTCACATGCACCTCCGCTAACCAGTGCAGGAAAATGTATAGACAGGCCGACATGTTCTAATGTTAAAACAGATGAACCCGCATCCAGATCGATGTCCTCCGGTGGAACATGACTTTGTCTATCTGACGCCACACTTGGACAATTATCAGCAGTAACACTGGACAAACCTTCAGCAGATGCACCTGAAACCTGTGTAGACAGTTTCTTGCTGAATGAAACAAGTAGATCAATAACCTCATTCCAGTCAGGCAAATATAGCCACACATCCAAACTAGGAAAGGACAAAACTATCTGATTTTCACCATGACGGGATACTACAAGAATCATGTCAAGGACTGACAAGCCTGAATCAGTACAAGAAAATTCAGCAAGGGCAACAGAGTTTAGCAACGAAAATAGTGCCACAGAAAAGAAAGAGATATCAAAAAAGTGGGGTTTGCCATTAATCAATGATAAAGAACAAACAAAGTGCATCTCAGCCTCCGCTATGATTTCAGAACATGTTGAGTCTCTTTTCAACTTGTGTAATCTTAGTGATAATGACCTCACAcagaatctcatctcattggttGTTACATCTGCACTTTTAGACAGGAGCGCAGAATGCTCCATTAATTGTTTCTTTGTCTGTAGAAACCGCACAATATCATAAGTGAACATATTGGATTCTTGTTCCACCAAGGAAAACTGATCGATGACGTAACCCAGTGC is part of the Salvia splendens isolate huo1 chromosome 6, SspV2, whole genome shotgun sequence genome and encodes:
- the LOC121807630 gene encoding uncharacterized protein LOC121807630 isoform X2 is translated as MFEGLVRQLIWGYLGKYIKDIQKEQLKITLWNEEVLLENVELILEAFDYLRLPFAFTQGMVGKLSIKIPWKKLGWDPIIIILEDVYICLSQRDDKEWAMDAIKRREYASKKAQLAAAELAKLSRRVCDNQTGKSFISHITAKILDSIQVSIRNVHVLYCEKRSAAEDLLFGLKFSSLTIMKQTAFRSATTKVKGGRVNKLIEIQNLELYCDTYGEASDLKMENAHISNSMGKEELEDNKYSKILAPLNVSVSLSVNKSGKLLNDAPQYTVNIELASMATSMDENQLQQILSLLDYVSICQLRENYGCYRPWRSPLEQKLKGWQKAWWHYAQESVLSDVRRRLRRTSWKCFTERLNSRRKYVNLYKAKLKCLRHDQMIDEDVEQELEEMEKETDIEDILNYRAVAEQELEDFLVKPSSKYGSNGENMNKSVDDDQPPNKPRGWLNWLSYGMLGAGGTDVTNQFSGVISDDAIKDIYEATKFYPAPAVIGDSAIKEEVYFYSVKINISDIHTKLRSMKLGQNIADLMLSGISIKAKVREESAAITASVNSAKILNPFNNQIILSSKKMNSEDAVLGKQLPSLDITVEMPPPSSDSNLSVKVTLSPTKLYCDSELLKNILDFLDVLHHMSFQQQRILLSLNGIDDPNSRLLSKLDYVLSSRKKITWDINLLNTAINLPWGHANNGGHNTVIEIAAISFTSKSEIASSASPIGDTSHLLDHVGSGPRGSEFGFQLHNLYDHFEILISDTEMNIIMPSSVTLPLLEKFSASASLVSCILPDEPVLKVFEVHVQVPSLVAHFSASVYGEIIGLISQFSMLLPSDSSDSLEQKSNDLKASENTWFSVDASLDAIYLLVNLEDNLADGCTLNLNFQELGVWYDQRDFPDCWVSLQACQVSASSAKDDCENHVLCSSIRGSLSENQHNMSVDGQNGLLEDETSLSPHCIFLHFVAMRNTSWILQKYTICASGLEIHCHPFIVRKLVGFFDEITLYGHSDFDDKKNNVADQNSPIFGFEPKQHSLSNGIGFSESVNIPLDHFLSTTFEDGKSFCNLENLVDDMRLKFNKTLNLRDQKFRPSEVSLPDRTMMFSRPPVNSNLDSDSSMCTFINRDSVLVNLNLTNLTMHFHDATCIIGTIVVPLAKSVVTISEDMLDMVCSTEGASLSTSWWKKIIHEFLWGPLSSNHSPILNISLKKRNTQLQNSHSELSFYVQHVLCMLPPDFLAMLIGYFSLPDWSPYEQVLPSDTMNIQGSTTFSLEIVDCNVITPADNDFCRLLQIDIKQLFATYSESSDRSSLTRNIPSSCCIGAGKFLDRNHCLDFFGRDLSLSVILLGKDVVNPLDGCQKLVLIASLTADVWVRIPYYSQTDSASYPVCIMALVNDCVIDIEEERTITGLDALGYVIDQFSLVEQESNMFTYDIVRFLQTKKQLMEHSALLSKSADVTTNEMRFCVRSLSLRLHKLKRDSTCSEIIAEAEMHFVCSLSLINGKPHFFDISFFSVALFSLLNSVALAEFSCTDSGLSVLDMILVVSRHGENQIVLSFPSLDVWLYLPDWNEVIDLLVSFSKKLSTQVSGASAEGLSSVTADNCPSVASDRQSHVPPEDIDLDAGSSVLTLEHVGLSIHFPALVSGGACDTFGRPHVHELPSGDACGNHNCFISISLQSKNSEFVSDGKSVKLAINSDYTNAVLKLLSGDIAQSWPLLQLTKIYLEAEIFENQTENLSMDLFIRSDSLDLSLGNHILYLFYFTWFEKAEDTPQFFIKRMNINAQLRRLSLHLNDWKTSNGPLLEFLVRNSSFWSTVTEDEIEGSLGCDLQVNYYNIDKVLWEPFLEPWKFQLSMSRKQDERALFSGTITTDINLESKTHLNLNLNEPIIEVISRAVEMVNDAWSLTAMTESPDLSNLQIAKGVGTRRYAPYMLQNLTTLPLLYACQHKLGADDLDVSPSEGVLQPGSSTLIYINESPEELLVRYRPARSSDRLNDKQLLESAHRYVTFQLEGTSAPSSPISMDLVGRNYFEVQFSKSCHVPEFHSDANSIKNRTSEGNGGADANKGFAIPVVIDVSVQRFTKLMRLYSTVVILNSTSVVLEVRFDIPFGLSPKVLGPIYPGQEFPLPLHLAESGCIRWRPVGDSYLWSEAYNISSIISRDVKIGFLRSFVCYPSLPSSEAFRCCISVNGQCLSPVGCGKRVYSVIGVDSGNQCQESHSQSSHNLETPKNRLLYQVMLTSPLVLKNYLMKLMSVTLEDAGVTRTSFLSEVETSFYHIDSSHDFSITFQMHGFKPSTLKYPRAESFSEKARFSGTKFSVSEIVKFESEFTNGPLYVTMEKVMDAVSGSRELFISVPFLLFNCTGFPLALSSSGNEMKGFSCIIPSCYDLDEKNVPVKKKDGLSLILSDQDVPASGSTNEVNSYTSDLVESGSKKVSACLFSPDPDSYSGEVMVKLGRHVPSVIENLQKRSWSAPFSLVPPTGSTSVLVPQPSMLSGYVLSVSAVAAPFYGRTKIITFQPRYVIVNACTKILCYKQKGTDSSFQLEAGKHAYIQWMDSKRELLLSVRFDEPGWEWSGCFLPKQLGDTQLKMRNYMTAAVYMLRVEVRNADVSVGEEKIVGSTTGNSGTNLILLSDDDTGFMPYRIDNHSRERLRIYQPKCESFETVIHSYTSTPYAWDEPCYPHRLVVEVPGERILGSYAIDDVSAHSLVYLSATSEVLSIIDSSYHVLNDLKRLHVPQLKDNGKQAKEYASFVNYKEKVSVDIPFLGVSLMNSHPEEILFASAKNTKLTFAQSLDQQQFSLQIASLQIDNQLRTSPYPVILSFNSGSKGNMVNGMKLKDISGSTNQTTTSSLYEPVLFLGAAKWRNAETSLVSFESITLRMADLYLEIEQEIVLRLFEFCKTVSSRLQSRVYQHTGSTQNLLFPELEITGETSRNAPYSAILVEDQKTKFLLPNIVPIGAPWQQIHLSARNQKKVYVELFDMGPIKLTLSFSSSPWILRDCVLTSGESLIHRGLMALADVEGAKIHFKELVLSHQIASWETIQEILVSHYTRQFLHEMYKVFGSAGVIGNPVGFARSLGLGIKDFFSLPMWSVIQNPTGLITGMAQGTTSLLSSTVYAISDATSQFSKAAHKGIVAFTFDDQTATMIERQHKGMSSHSKGVINEFLEGLTGVLQSPIKGAEKHGLPGVLSGIAVGVTGLVARPAASILEVTGKTAQSIRNRSRIHQMGYRCFRVRLPRPLSSESPLKPYSWDEAVGTYILTETDVNLRDETLVICKALKQSGQYVLITGRLILVVSCPSLIESEGVPADPKWEILSEIGLDSVILADNDGEVVHIVGSGSDTTSFRQNLQHPKRGSDDAKGKLWSSSHTPLPFLQTNLELGSEEEADDFLRMLRGMIESGREQGWGAKYILHQSNIR